One region of Thermoproteales archaeon genomic DNA includes:
- a CDS encoding serine/threonine protein kinase codes for MSIYLLLNAFKNLKSEDYRILNAIERGMAFYEYVPVEAIAKLSGLSVDRIESRIKSIYHLGVVQRRKTPYIGYILTTRGYDCLALNALVKKGVLKSLSTKPVGVGKESDVFEGLTYSDDIVAVKFHRLGRTSFRQTRRYRVYVGDRRHISWLYQARLAAEREYQGLNILYPNGVSVPKPIAWNRHVVVTSFIEGVVLNELPMLSDPDKVLEKIIANVKKAYDVGIVHGDLSEYNIIVTREENCYVFDWPQWVDVHHPSALMLLRRDIVNITKFFRRKYRVKVDLNEIFQYFNIQT; via the coding sequence ATGAGCATTTACTTGCTGCTTAATGCTTTCAAGAACTTGAAAAGCGAAGATTATAGGATACTTAATGCTATTGAAAGAGGTATGGCTTTCTACGAGTATGTTCCTGTCGAGGCTATTGCAAAATTATCTGGTTTGAGCGTTGACAGGATTGAAAGCAGGATAAAATCCATCTATCATCTTGGAGTTGTGCAGAGGAGGAAAACTCCCTATATTGGATATATTTTGACCACTAGGGGATACGATTGTTTAGCTTTGAACGCGCTAGTAAAGAAAGGGGTTTTGAAAAGCTTAAGTACTAAACCGGTTGGCGTCGGTAAGGAATCCGATGTATTTGAAGGCTTAACATATTCAGACGACATCGTGGCGGTGAAGTTTCATAGGCTTGGTAGAACTAGTTTTAGACAAACCAGGCGCTATAGAGTTTACGTAGGTGATAGGAGGCATATTTCCTGGCTTTATCAAGCTAGGCTTGCAGCTGAGAGAGAATATCAAGGATTGAATATTCTGTATCCTAATGGTGTTTCAGTTCCAAAACCCATTGCCTGGAATAGGCATGTGGTAGTAACATCTTTCATTGAGGGCGTTGTCTTAAACGAGCTACCTATGCTATCTGATCCTGATAAAGTTCTTGAAAAGATAATAGCCAACGTAAAAAAGGCATATGACGTTGGAATAGTCCATGGCGATTTAAGCGAATATAACATTATAGTAACCCGGGAAGAAAACTGCTATGTATTTGATTGGCCTCAATGGGTCGACGTTCACCATCCCAGCGCTTTGATGCTTTTGCGGAGAGACATTGTTAATATAACTAAGTTTTTTAGGCGGAAATATAGGGTAAAAGTCGACCTTAATGAGATTTTTCAATATTTTAATATCCAAACATAA
- a CDS encoding metallophosphoesterase: protein MSGKNLVVASVSDSHVPKYLDLFKKAVESFDFANVDFFVLAGDMILKGRIGEYSTILEIIRSKYKGPLYAVFGNEEYQEQEEELIRLYRDVVWLNDSLEIVKFKGFSVGIVGSRGVLDKPTFWQAKHIPEIRKMYSERVEKLRNLLRVAKQSCDFTLLVLHYAVVCDTLKGENPKIWPYLGSKRVRRIIEELKPNAVIHGHSHKSINFLAFVDSVPVYNVALPATRKITLIKLEKPGLLKFF, encoded by the coding sequence ATGAGCGGCAAAAACTTGGTTGTTGCATCGGTCTCCGACAGTCATGTTCCTAAATACTTGGATTTGTTTAAGAAGGCAGTTGAAAGCTTCGATTTTGCAAATGTTGACTTTTTTGTGCTTGCTGGTGATATGATTTTAAAAGGTCGTATAGGGGAGTATTCTACGATTTTGGAAATTATAAGATCTAAGTATAAAGGTCCTTTATACGCGGTGTTTGGAAATGAGGAATATCAGGAGCAAGAAGAAGAGCTCATTAGATTGTATAGGGATGTTGTATGGTTGAATGATAGTCTCGAAATAGTAAAGTTTAAAGGTTTTTCTGTAGGTATTGTTGGAAGTAGGGGGGTTCTCGACAAGCCTACCTTTTGGCAGGCTAAGCATATTCCTGAAATAAGGAAAATGTATTCAGAACGCGTTGAGAAGCTTAGAAATCTTTTACGGGTTGCAAAGCAATCTTGTGATTTTACTTTGCTTGTACTACATTATGCCGTTGTTTGTGATACTTTGAAAGGTGAAAATCCGAAAATATGGCCTTATTTAGGATCGAAGCGTGTAAGGCGGATTATTGAAGAGTTGAAGCCTAATGCTGTTATTCATGGACATTCGCATAAGAGCATTAATTTCTTAGCGTTTGTTGATAGTGTGCCAGTCTATAACGTCGCCTTGCCGGCTACTAGGAAAATTACGCTTATAAAATTGGAAAAGCCAGGTCTTTTAAAGTTCTTTTAG
- a CDS encoding YraN family protein, which produces MKQKVRSLTVELIAEDVLTNLGYKVLDRNYRIKIENVDVAEIDLIAEKNGEKFAVEVKAGTISVTDIRQAYTNALILKYKPLIVCRGFSDESARILAEKLDIEVIKLQDYIVFSTPEEVYNLLYSVMIDVLLQITISIYHFFEKEVDTSLLEAVIESKSLSEAAQKAGMSVKDLLNKLEKIGLAKRAEHGIKDFNFIKLQALLVKLASCLR; this is translated from the coding sequence ATGAAGCAGAAAGTCAGAAGCCTAACCGTGGAACTGATTGCTGAAGACGTCTTGACAAACCTAGGATACAAAGTATTAGACAGAAATTATAGAATAAAAATCGAGAACGTAGACGTAGCTGAAATCGATCTCATAGCTGAGAAAAACGGAGAAAAATTCGCCGTAGAAGTGAAAGCTGGCACCATATCAGTTACAGATATCAGACAAGCCTACACAAACGCGCTAATCCTCAAATACAAACCATTAATAGTATGCAGAGGCTTCTCTGATGAATCAGCCAGAATACTAGCCGAAAAGCTCGATATTGAAGTTATAAAACTCCAAGACTATATAGTGTTTTCAACGCCAGAAGAAGTATACAATCTATTATACAGCGTAATGATCGACGTTTTACTCCAAATAACCATCTCCATATACCATTTCTTCGAGAAAGAAGTTGACACTAGCCTATTGGAGGCCGTAATTGAATCGAAGAGTCTGAGCGAAGCTGCTCAAAAGGCAGGGATGAGCGTAAAAGACCTGCTAAACAAGCTAGAAAAGATTGGACTAGCTAAAAGGGCAGAACATGGAATAAAAGATTTCAACTTTATAAAACTTCAAGCTTTACTGGTTAAGCTAGCTTCTTGCTTGAGGTGA
- a CDS encoding HAD-IB family phosphatase, with the protein MKIKAIVFDVDGVLTEIDSVWQYIHKNLGTSEQAKINAIMFKKGLIDYAEWARRDVSLWKGLSFQKIKEIIAAIPVRAGAEELFHYLKKVKNLKIIALSAGLEIVIEHLKETLEIDYHLANILVTKNGVITGDVGVLVGYNDKGSVMNKLCEKAGIKAKECIAVGDSEVDVPMFKVASIGIAFNPKDEITAKSADVIVNSNNLKSLIPVIDSLL; encoded by the coding sequence TTGAAAATAAAAGCCATTGTATTCGATGTCGACGGCGTATTGACAGAAATAGACAGCGTGTGGCAGTACATACACAAAAACCTTGGCACCAGCGAGCAAGCCAAAATAAATGCTATCATGTTCAAAAAGGGCCTAATAGACTACGCGGAATGGGCTAGAAGAGACGTTTCGCTATGGAAAGGCTTAAGCTTTCAAAAAATAAAAGAAATAATAGCAGCTATACCGGTGCGAGCAGGCGCCGAAGAGCTTTTCCACTACTTGAAGAAAGTAAAGAACCTAAAAATAATAGCTTTAAGCGCAGGACTTGAAATAGTAATAGAACACCTAAAAGAAACTTTGGAAATAGACTATCACCTGGCAAACATTCTCGTAACAAAAAATGGCGTGATAACGGGAGATGTCGGGGTTTTAGTAGGCTACAACGATAAAGGATCCGTTATGAACAAGCTGTGCGAGAAAGCGGGAATAAAAGCCAAGGAATGTATAGCAGTAGGAGATAGCGAAGTTGACGTTCCAATGTTTAAAGTTGCTAGCATAGGAATAGCCTTCAATCCAAAAGATGAGATAACAGCTAAGAGCGCAGATGTAATCGTGAACTCTAATAACTTAA